In the Ipomoea triloba cultivar NCNSP0323 chromosome 6, ASM357664v1 genome, one interval contains:
- the LOC116023440 gene encoding probable WRKY transcription factor 75 encodes MKNQTALFLGFTPPLAASSEDAKKVVGYPIPKEAKDNNSDNNVGVDEEISLLLSQKESSEGVVSKKKGEKKARMPRFAFQTRSQVDILDDGYRWRKYGQKAVKNNKFPRFFSQYL; translated from the exons ATGAAGAATCAAACGGCGCTGTTCCTCGGTTTTACGCCGCCGTTAGCAGCTTCATCGGAGGACGCCAAGAAGGTTGTCGGTTACCCGATACCAAAAGAAGCGAAAGATAATAATAGTGACAACAACGTAGGAGTTGATGAAgaaatatcattattattatcccAGAAGGAAAGTAGCGAAGGAGTGGTGAGTAAGAAGAAGGGGGAGAAAAAGGCACGGATGCCTAGATTTGCGTTTCAAACAAGAAGCCAAGTTGATATTCTGGACGATGGATATCGGTGGAGAAAGTATGGTCAAAAAGCTGTCAAGAACAACAAATTCCCAAG GTTCTTCTCCCAGTATTTATAG